Genomic DNA from Candidatus Methylomirabilota bacterium:
GCCATGTCGAGCCCGGCCGGGTAGTTGCCGCTGTCGTAGCGCGTGGGGCCGCCGTCCTGGAACGTGAGGCCGACGTCCCACGGAAACTCGTCCGGCTGGATGAAGTTGCGGCGCCGCACCTCGACCGGCTCGAGGTCGAGCTCGCGCGCGATGAGGCCGATGACGCGCTCCATCACGAAGGCCCCGTGCGGCCGCCCGGCACCCCGGTAGGGGCTCACCGGGACCCGGTTCGTGTAGGCGACCTCGAACTCGACATGGTAGTTCCGCAGGCGGTAGGGGCCGGGGAGCTGGGTCGAGGTGATGAGCGGGACGACGATGCCGTAGGGCGTGTAGGCGCCGGTGTCGTGCAGGAACCGGTCGCGCAGCCCGAGGATCCGGCCCTCGCGGTCGATCGCCACCTCGACCTGGTGGAGTTGGCCGCGCTCCTGGTTCGCGGCGAGCAAATGTTCGCGGCGGTCCTCCGTCCACTTCACCGGGCGGCCCAGGCGGATGGCGGCGAGGGGGACCAGGATCTCCTCCGCGTAGAAGAGCATGACCTTGGTCCCGAAGCCGCCGCCGACGTCGGGTGCGATCACGTCAACGTTGAACTCCGGGAGTCCGAAGATGCGCGCCAGCCCGTTCTTGATCGGCAAGGGGGCCTGGGTCGAGCTCCACACCCGGAGCGACCGCCCGCGCGGGTCGTACTCGGCGACGACGCCCCGGGTCTCGATGGGGCTCCCGCAGCTCCGCTCGATCCACAGGCGCTCCTTCAAGATTCGCGCCGCGCGGCGGAACGCGGCCTCGGGGTCGCCAACGCTCTGGACAACCCGGGCCGCCCGGTTGGCGTGAACATCCTCGTGGACGCGCGGAGCCGCGGGATCCAGCGCGCGCTCGAGGTCGGTGACGGCCGGCGACGGCTCGTACACAGCGTCGATCAGCTCGACGGCGTCCTCGGCGACATAGCGATGCTCGGCGACCACGAAGGCGACCAGCTCACCGACGTAGCGGACGCGATCGATGGCCAGGGGCCGCTGGGTGCGTGGATGCGTGAGCGCCGGGTGCGGGATCAGGAGCGGCCCGGGCTCGTTCAGCCCACCGAGGTCGGCTGCAGTCAGCACGAGCTGCACGCCGGGCACCGCCCGGGCCCGGGTGACGTCGATGCTGACGATGCGAGCGCTCGCGTGCGCGCTCCTGAGCGCGGCCGCGTGGAGGACGCCCCGCGGATTGACGTCGTCCACGAAGCAGCCGAGGCCCCGGAGCAGGCGCTCGTCTTCGTGGCGAGGGATCCGGGCACCGATCAGGCGGGTGGTCATCAGAGCGTCCGCCGGGCCGAGCGCGCCTCCACCAGGAGGACGCAGAGGACCACGATGGCCTGGAAGACGAACCCGGCGCTGGCCGGGAGCTTCACGCTCCGCTGGAGCGAGTCGGCGCCGACCATCAGGACGGCGACCGCGGCCGAGGCGATCCCGACGCCGAGCGGGCTGTTCTTGCCGAGAACCGAGATCAGGATGGCCATGACGCCGTAGCCCGGGGTGAGGCCGAGGATGAGGCGGTTGTGGTAGCCGGAGACCTCGATCGCCCCCGCCAGGCCGCCGAGGGCACCGCTCAGCGTCAGCGTCATGAGCGTGATCCGCGGAACGCTGATCCCCCCGGTGAGGGCCGCCCGCGGATTGGCGCCAACGGCGCGGATCTCGTAGCCCAGGAGGGTCCGCGTCAGGAGGAGCGCGACGAGGACGCTGACGCCGAGCGCGATCAGGATGCCGGCGTGCGCGCCCGCCTGCGGCAGCAGCATCGGCAGGTTCGCCGCCGCCGGGATCGGCAGCGTGATGGCCTCGCCGCTGGTGGCGTCGTTCCAGGGGCCCGTGCTCAGGTACTCCGTGAGGTAGTAGGCGACGAAGTTCAGCATCACGGTCACGAAGATCTCGTTGACGCCCCAGCGGGCGCGGAGGACGCCGGGAACGGCGCCGAAGATCGCGCCGCCGAGGACGCCCGCCGCCAGTACGGTCGGCACCAGGACGGAGGCCGCGAGGTTCAACGCGGCCAGGGCGAACGCGACCGCGGTGGTGAGGATCGCGCCGGCGTAGATCTGGCCGTCGACGCCGATGTTGACGAAGCCGCCGCGCAGGCCGAGCATGACGGCGATGCTGCCGAGCAGGAGCGGCGAGATCTTGTTGAGCGTCTGGGCGATCCCGCCCAGGCTCCCCAGCGAGCTGGCCAGCATCGTCCGGAAGGCCACCAGGACGTCGCCGCGCATGGCCACGATGAACAGCGCGCTCACCAGCGCGGCCAGGCCGACCGCCCCGAGATAGATCAGGGCCTCGGCGACGAACCGCCGCGCGATCGGCGCCGGAGCCGCGGGCGCGCCCGGCATCAGGCCCCTCGCTCCACGCCCGTGCCCGCCATGAGAGCCCCGACGCGGTACGGATCGAAGTCCTGGCGTCCGAAATCCCCCACCAGGCATCCCCGGGACATGACGAGCATCCGGTCGCAGATCTGGAGCAGCTCGTCGAGGTCCTCCGAGATCAGGAGGACGGCCCCGCCCTTCTGCGCGAACTCCAGGAGCCTCCGTCGGACGAAGTCGGTGGCCCGCACGTCGAGGCCGCGGGTGGGATTCATGGCGACGAGGACCACGCCACGCGTGAGCCGGGCCAGAGCCAGGGCCCGGGCGACCAGGACCTTCTGGATGTTGCCGCCGGAGAGCGTGGCGGCCCGGGCGTCCTCGCTCCGGGCCAGGACCGCGTACTCGTCGATCGCCTGCCGCGTGAGCTCGCGCGCGATCCTCCGGTCGAAGATCGTCCGTCGGGGGAAGGCCCAGTGGTGGAGCCCGAGCATGAGGTTCTCGGCGATCGAGAGGCCCGGGAGCAGGCCGTCCTCGATGCGGTCCTCGGGGATATAGGCGAGCCCCGCCCCCAGCCGGTCGCGCACGGAGGCGCGGGTCACGTCCCGGCCGGCGACGACGATCGTGCCCTGAGCATGGCGGCGGAGCCCGAGCAGGGCCTCCGCCAGCTCGCGCTGGCCATTGCCGGCCACGCCGGCCAGCCCCACCACTTCGCCGGAGGCGAGCGTGAAGCTGCACCCCTCCACGACGCGGGTGCGACGATCGGCCGCCACCGAGAGCCCGCGGACGTCGAGGGCGACCGGGCCGCCCCGGGTCTGGGGGCGATCTTCCGCGCCGACGCCCGCGATCCGCTGGCCGATCATCAGCTCGACGAGCCGGGACTCGTCGGCGACGGCGCGGTCCAGTGTGCCCACCACAGTGCCGCTGCGCATCACGGTGATCCGGTCGCAGTTGGCCAGGATCTCGCGGATCTTGTGCGTGATGAAGATGACGGTGACGCCCCGCTCGGCGAGCGTCCGGATCGTCGCGAAGAGGACGTCGACCTCCTGGGGCGTGAGCATCGTGGTGGGCTCGTCCAGGATGAGGACGTCCACGCCGCGGTAGAGGGCTTTGAGGATCTCCACCTTCTGCTGCACGCCGACCGCGAGGCGCTTGACCTCCGTGTCGAGATCGACGGCGAGGCCGAAGCGGCGCCCGACGTCCTCCACCGCCGCGCGGTGGCGCTCCGTCCGGAGCCAGAGTCGCGAGCCCTCGCGCCCCAGGAGGACGTTCTCCAGCGCGGTGAAGCTGTCGATCAGCTCGACGTGCTGGTGGACCATCCCGATCCGGTACCGGAGCGCGTCCTCCGGCGACCGGATCGCGGCCGGCGTTCCTTCGATCAGGATCTGGCCGCGGTCGGCGCGATAGAGGCCGCTCAGGATGTTCATCAGGGTCGTCTTCCCGGCGCCGTTCTCACCGAGGAGGCCGTGGATCTCTCCCCGCGCCGCCGCGAAATCCACGGACCGGAGCGCCACGGTGTCGCCGAAGCGCTTGGCCACCTCGCGCATCTCCACCCTCATCGGCGCCGCTCCCGCCACGACGTTACGGAGTCTTGTCCGTGATCTCGGCGAGAGGCTTGCCGGCCACCACCTCCCGGAACACCGCGCGGACCTTGCCGGCCACCTCCGGCGGGACGTTGCGGATGTCGGACAGCTCCATCCCGCTGCCCGGCCGCATCTCGTAATACCCGCCCTTCTCGCCCTTGAGGATGCGCCCGACGATGTCCTTGTACGGCTTGGTGAAGTCGAAGACGAGGGCGACCGTCATGTTCTTCGGAGCCGTGTCCCACTTCTCGGTGTAGAGCGTGGTCACCAGCACCGGCTTCGACGCGGCCTTGGCGGCCTCGGCCACGCCGTAGATGCCGAGATTCACGAAGGTCACCAGGAAGTCGGCGCCGGCGGCGATCTGCGCCTCGGCCGTCTGGCGGGCCTTCACCGGGTCGTTGAAGTCGCCGATGAAGTTGTAGATGAGCGAGGCCTTGGGGTTGTGGTCCCGGATGGCCTGCTGGAGCGCGTTGGCCGTGGCGACGAGGTCGGGGAGGCGGACGCCGCCGACGAAGCCGACCTTGCCGGTCTTGGTCGAGAGCGCGCCGAGGGCGCCCAGCACGTACAGGCCCTGATAGAACTTGCGGCCGATGACCCAGGCGTTGGCCGGCGCGTCGGCCATCCGCCCCGAGCCCTCCTGGATGAAGACCACGTTCGGGTACTGGGCGGCGAGCTTCTTCATGATCGTGGGGAACTGGCCGCCGTGGTAGGCGATGATGCCGTAGCCCGAGGTGATGTACTCGCGCGACACGCGCTCGGCGTCGGCCACGGCCACGGACTCCGAGTGCGAGACCTGGAGGTCGTACGCCTGGGCCAGCTCCTGGAGCGCCACGTAGCCCACGGCGTTGAAGTCGGCGTCCTGGATCGGGCCGGGAAGGATCATGGCCAGCTTTCGCTTGCCCGGGGCCGCGGCCGGAGACGGAGCGCCCGCGACGCCGACCAGCATCAGCCCCACGATGGTGAGCGCCAGTAAGAGCCTCGGAAATCTCGCCTCGCGCATGGCATGGTCTCCTTTCTCAGACTCGGTTCATCCTCGCGCCTCGCGATCGTACGGCAGCGCGAGCGCCCGCGGCGCTCGGGCGCCGCTATAGATGCGGATCAGCACGATCACGGCGAGCACGTAGGGGAGCATGAGCAGAAATTGGGGCGGCACCAGCTTGGTGCCCATGGCCACCTTGAACTGGAACGACTCCACGTACGCGAAGAGAAACGCGCCCAGCAGGGCGAGCCCCGGCTGCCAGCGACCGAAGATCACCAGCATGAGCGCCAGCCACCCCCGCCCGGCCGTCATGTTGTCGCTGAAGGTTCCGGTGAGGGTCAGGGGAAGATAGGCCCCGCCGAGCCCGATGAGGAGGCCGCCCACCACGGTGGCGCCGTAGCGGAGCGCGGCGACGTCGATGCCCAGCGCGTCGACGGCGCGCGGGTTCTCTCCGGTGGCCCGGATCCTGAGCCCCAGCGGTGTCGCGTAGAGGAAGAGGTGGACGGCGGGGACGAGGAGCAGGGCGACGTAGACGAGGACGTTCTGCTGGAACACGATGGGACCGAGCACCGGAATGTCGGCGAGCCCGGGGACGGGCAGCGGGCCGAGCGTGGCGATCCGGGGCGGCGTGAGGCGGACGCCGAACACCACCCGGTAGATCAGCGAGGAGAGCCCGATCCCGAGGACGTAGAGCCCGAGCCCGACGGTGATCTGGGAGCCGCGGAGCGTGATCCCGTAGTACGCGAGCACGAGGGCCATGAGGCCGGCCGCGGCCATGGCCGCCGCCATCCCGAGGAGCGGGCTCTCCGTCTGGAACGCGGCGACGAAGCACACCACGGCCGCGACCAGCATCATCCCCTCGATGGCGACGTTGAGGATACCGCTCCGCTCGATCAAGAGCTCGCCCATGGCCGCGATGATCAGCGGCGCCGCGTACAGCAGCATCTGCTGCCAGAGCTGGAGGTCGGTGATCGGGTTGAGCGTCATCGACCGTCGGGCTCCAGGGTGTCCACCTCCGCGTGGTCGCGTCCGGCCAGCCTCCGGTAGCCCGGACCGCGGTCGAAGAACGGTCGCGGTCCGCGCGTCGCGCGGAGCTCGTCCCTGAGCGCGCGGGTCGCCGCCCGGTCGATCAGGGGCTCATCATCCTCGCCGGGGACCAGCACCACACCATACTCCTCCCGCGCCGCCCGCGCGGTGACCTTGCCCTGGAGCACGTCGAGGGTGACCAGCTCGGGCTCGCGCTCGAGTGGGTCGCCCCAGCCGCCCCCACCCGTCGTCTCGATCCTGACCAGCGTTCCGGCCGGGACGGGCTCGTCGTCGACGAGGCCGGGAAGCACGCGCTCGTTCGGGCCGCCCGGATCGACGGTCACCCGGAACGGCGCCCCCGCTCGGCCGCCCTTGAGGCCCCAGCACGAGAGAATCGAGCGATCGGCGACGCAGAGGAACGCGCCGTCGGTGAGGACGCGGACCTCCTTGAGATACCCGAGACCCCCCCGCCGCAGACCGGGCCCGCCGGAGTCGGGCGCCAGGGCCAGCCGCTCGACGCGGAGGGGGAAGCGCGTCTCGGTGAACTCGACGGGCAGATTCTTGCTGTCGGGGACGATGTGGATCGTGTCCGAACCGTCGGCCCAGGGGCGGCCGCCCGAGCCGCCGCCCAGCACCTCGCGCATCAAGTAGAAGCGGCCCTCGGCGTCGAGGCCGTGGAACCCGGTGTAGCGGATCGTCTCCTGGTCCGCGGGCAAACGGCCGCCCACGGCCTTGGCGAGCGCGCCGGCCAGGATGCCGAGGAGCCGGAGGATCACGAACGTGCGCGCGTTCGTCGGCGCCGGGAAGGCCGGCGTCAGGAGCGTGCCCGGCGGCGGGAAGCGTAGCTCGATGAGCGGGACGACCCCCTCGTTGACGTCGAGTTCCGCCATGCGCTCGGGCGTGTCGGCGAGGTTTCGCAGGATCGGCGCCAGCCATTTCTTGAGAAAGACGCCGTCGGCATAGTCGCCGGCGTGATTGATCGGGCCCTTGGCCTGCGGGCTGGTGCCCGTGAAGTCGATGATCAGTCGGTCGTCCCGCTTGGTGACCGTCATCCGCTGCGTGTGCAGACGCGGCGGATCGACGCCGTCGTGCTCCGCATAGTCCTCCCACACGTACGTTCCGTCCGGGATCTTGCTGAGGAGCTCGCGCCGGAAGGTCGCGGTGGTCCTGTCCAGGATGGCGTCGAAGCACCGTTCCACCGGGGCGCGGCCATAGCGCTGGAAGAGACCGCCCAGGCGCTCCGCCCCCATCCGGCAGGCGGCCACCTCGCTGTCGAGGTCGCCGCGCAGGCTGTCGGGCAGCCGGGAGTTCCGCACCAGGATCTTGATGACGTCGGCGTTCGGCCGTCCGGCGTCGTAGAGCTTGACGGGGGGCACGATGAGCCCTTCCTGGTAGGCGCTGGTGGCGTGCGACGGCATCGATCCGGGCACCGCGCCTCCGATGTCGTCGTGGTGGCCGAAAGCCTGGACGAAGGCGACGACCTCGCCCTCGTGGAACACCGGGACGGTCACGCAGAGGTCGGGCAGGTGGCCGATGCCGCCCTCGGAGGCGTAGACGTCGTTGTGGAAGTAGACGTCGCCCGGACGCATCGTGTCGACGGGGAAGTCACGCACCACGGGCTGGACGAGCGCCGAGTAGGAGCGTCCCGTCAGCTTGCGGCACCGTCGGTCGTGGATCCCGGCCCGGAAGTCGCGTGCCTCGCGGATCATGGGTGACCGCGACGTGCGCTCGATCGCCGCCTCCACCTCGGCCTCCACCGAGGCCAACGTGCCCTCGACGACCCCCAGGAGGATCGGGTCGACGGACCCGAGGCTCACCAGGGCCTCCGCGTCAGGATCAGGTTGCCGAAGCGATCGACCTCGGCGCGCTGCTCCGGGAAGACGACCGTGGTGGCGCCGTACTCCTCCACGATGGCCGGTCCCGGCAGCGCGTCGCCCGGCAGGAGCGCCGCGCGATCGTACACGGGACACTCGCGCGCCCGCCCGTCGAAGATCACCGGCCGCGAGCCGCGGCGCGCCCGCTCGGACCGCCCATCGCCGGGCGGCAGCTCGCGGAGCTTGGGGCGCCCGCTGGGCCCGATCCCCGTCACGCGCAGGTTCACCCACTCGATCATCTGGCGCTCCGCGGGTGGCTGCCGCTCCGCGTGCTGCGCGCCCCCGGCGTCGCGACGGTAGCTGTAGCCGTAGCGGTTCTCGTGAGCCGAGTGAAAACGGTCGGCGGCCAGGCGCGCGGCCGCGGCGTCGAGCGGCCCCGGAGGCAACTCGACCGGGACCTCCCAGGCCTGGCCGAAGTAGCGGAGGTCGGCGCTGCGCGCGACGCGCATCTCATGCTCGGCGAAGCCCTCCGCGCTCAGCGCCGCGCGCGCGAGCGCCTCCAGACGCTCGAGGTGGCCGTTCATCGCCTCGAGGTCCAGCCGGTCCTCCCGCCGGACGAACGTCTGGACGTAATCGTTCCGGAGATCGACGACGAGGAGGCCGAGGGCCGAGACGTTGCCGGGCGAGGGCGGGATGAGCGCCGCGTGGAGGTGCAG
This window encodes:
- the cutA gene encoding aerobic carbon-monoxide dehydrogenase large subunit; the protein is MTTRLIGARIPRHEDERLLRGLGCFVDDVNPRGVLHAAALRSAHASARIVSIDVTRARAVPGVQLVLTAADLGGLNEPGPLLIPHPALTHPRTQRPLAIDRVRYVGELVAFVVAEHRYVAEDAVELIDAVYEPSPAVTDLERALDPAAPRVHEDVHANRAARVVQSVGDPEAAFRRAARILKERLWIERSCGSPIETRGVVAEYDPRGRSLRVWSSTQAPLPIKNGLARIFGLPEFNVDVIAPDVGGGFGTKVMLFYAEEILVPLAAIRLGRPVKWTEDRREHLLAANQERGQLHQVEVAIDREGRILGLRDRFLHDTGAYTPYGIVVPLITSTQLPGPYRLRNYHVEFEVAYTNRVPVSPYRGAGRPHGAFVMERVIGLIARELDLEPVEVRRRNFIQPDEFPWDVGLTFQDGGPTRYDSGNYPAGLDMALDMIGFLDFRAHQATARARGRWLGLGVGCYVEGTGIGPYEGAHVRVEPSGKVLVATGLATQGQGHATTFAQIAADALGCDPADVTVVTGDTRRFNWGAGTYASRGLVVSGTAIHAAALKVRDKALRIAAELLEVSAHDLELVAGVARVKGVPGRELTLGALATVANPIRYASGKDAAEAALRLVKPRAGAVLAAGEEPGLEAFGYYAPPQATFASGCHAVIVEVDVATGSLTILRYVVQHDCGTIVNPTVVEGQIRGGVAQGIGGAFYERIVYDERGQPLTTSFMDFLIPTAMEVPEIEICHTETPSPLNPLGVKGAGEAGAIPVPAVIAEAIDDALAPLGVRVREMPLDPGRLLALIDAARPSRGFTIS
- a CDS encoding ABC transporter permease; its protein translation is MPGAPAAPAPIARRFVAEALIYLGAVGLAALVSALFIVAMRGDVLVAFRTMLASSLGSLGGIAQTLNKISPLLLGSIAVMLGLRGGFVNIGVDGQIYAGAILTTAVAFALAALNLAASVLVPTVLAAGVLGGAIFGAVPGVLRARWGVNEIFVTVMLNFVAYYLTEYLSTGPWNDATSGEAITLPIPAAANLPMLLPQAGAHAGILIALGVSVLVALLLTRTLLGYEIRAVGANPRAALTGGISVPRITLMTLTLSGALGGLAGAIEVSGYHNRLILGLTPGYGVMAILISVLGKNSPLGVGIASAAVAVLMVGADSLQRSVKLPASAGFVFQAIVVLCVLLVEARSARRTL
- a CDS encoding ABC transporter ATP-binding protein; the encoded protein is MRVEMREVAKRFGDTVALRSVDFAAARGEIHGLLGENGAGKTTLMNILSGLYRADRGQILIEGTPAAIRSPEDALRYRIGMVHQHVELIDSFTALENVLLGREGSRLWLRTERHRAAVEDVGRRFGLAVDLDTEVKRLAVGVQQKVEILKALYRGVDVLILDEPTTMLTPQEVDVLFATIRTLAERGVTVIFITHKIREILANCDRITVMRSGTVVGTLDRAVADESRLVELMIGQRIAGVGAEDRPQTRGGPVALDVRGLSVAADRRTRVVEGCSFTLASGEVVGLAGVAGNGQRELAEALLGLRRHAQGTIVVAGRDVTRASVRDRLGAGLAYIPEDRIEDGLLPGLSIAENLMLGLHHWAFPRRTIFDRRIARELTRQAIDEYAVLARSEDARAATLSGGNIQKVLVARALALARLTRGVVLVAMNPTRGLDVRATDFVRRRLLEFAQKGGAVLLISEDLDELLQICDRMLVMSRGCLVGDFGRQDFDPYRVGALMAGTGVERGA
- a CDS encoding BMP family protein, whose product is MREARFPRLLLALTIVGLMLVGVAGAPSPAAAPGKRKLAMILPGPIQDADFNAVGYVALQELAQAYDLQVSHSESVAVADAERVSREYITSGYGIIAYHGGQFPTIMKKLAAQYPNVVFIQEGSGRMADAPANAWVIGRKFYQGLYVLGALGALSTKTGKVGFVGGVRLPDLVATANALQQAIRDHNPKASLIYNFIGDFNDPVKARQTAEAQIAAGADFLVTFVNLGIYGVAEAAKAASKPVLVTTLYTEKWDTAPKNMTVALVFDFTKPYKDIVGRILKGEKGGYYEMRPGSGMELSDIRNVPPEVAGKVRAVFREVVAGKPLAEITDKTP
- a CDS encoding ABC transporter permease, which produces MTLNPITDLQLWQQMLLYAAPLIIAAMGELLIERSGILNVAIEGMMLVAAVVCFVAAFQTESPLLGMAAAMAAAGLMALVLAYYGITLRGSQITVGLGLYVLGIGLSSLIYRVVFGVRLTPPRIATLGPLPVPGLADIPVLGPIVFQQNVLVYVALLLVPAVHLFLYATPLGLRIRATGENPRAVDALGIDVAALRYGATVVGGLLIGLGGAYLPLTLTGTFSDNMTAGRGWLALMLVIFGRWQPGLALLGAFLFAYVESFQFKVAMGTKLVPPQFLLMLPYVLAVIVLIRIYSGARAPRALALPYDREARG
- a CDS encoding hydantoinase B/oxoprolinase family protein; amino-acid sequence: MSLGSVDPILLGVVEGTLASVEAEVEAAIERTSRSPMIREARDFRAGIHDRRCRKLTGRSYSALVQPVVRDFPVDTMRPGDVYFHNDVYASEGGIGHLPDLCVTVPVFHEGEVVAFVQAFGHHDDIGGAVPGSMPSHATSAYQEGLIVPPVKLYDAGRPNADVIKILVRNSRLPDSLRGDLDSEVAACRMGAERLGGLFQRYGRAPVERCFDAILDRTTATFRRELLSKIPDGTYVWEDYAEHDGVDPPRLHTQRMTVTKRDDRLIIDFTGTSPQAKGPINHAGDYADGVFLKKWLAPILRNLADTPERMAELDVNEGVVPLIELRFPPPGTLLTPAFPAPTNARTFVILRLLGILAGALAKAVGGRLPADQETIRYTGFHGLDAEGRFYLMREVLGGGSGGRPWADGSDTIHIVPDSKNLPVEFTETRFPLRVERLALAPDSGGPGLRRGGLGYLKEVRVLTDGAFLCVADRSILSCWGLKGGRAGAPFRVTVDPGGPNERVLPGLVDDEPVPAGTLVRIETTGGGGWGDPLEREPELVTLDVLQGKVTARAAREEYGVVLVPGEDDEPLIDRAATRALRDELRATRGPRPFFDRGPGYRRLAGRDHAEVDTLEPDGR